A portion of the Actomonas aquatica genome contains these proteins:
- a CDS encoding AraC family transcriptional regulator: protein MAGLQPSLYSIALALCVFCSGLLSQRLTRTGRPLRIFTLYLGFEALGFALELLTAHPATPYKSLWLGLLLVTSLLTAPLLWLALRETVTGETPRLRDLAWPHFAVIAVGVLCALPVIANAHAGTTWANPASPSRPWHYAYLHEAMLICIGLFTLQAPYYLRRTRELLRRATPSPGRAWLHLPVIIVATTWGLAILRTAQCATHAPVEWVALFALVDVSVTVGALYLIVRREFHPLADVSTAPTEATALPCKYAKSALESAHVDRIRRKLDSAFADQRLHHDCQLNLRTLSRIIGEKPHYVSQTINQALGSTFYDLINLRRIEDARQRLREEPNTTVLEIALAVGFNAKSTFNTAFKRHTGQTPSAYRRQTD from the coding sequence ATGGCTGGCCTGCAACCCTCGCTGTATTCCATCGCGCTGGCCCTCTGCGTTTTCTGCTCCGGCCTGTTGAGCCAACGCCTGACGCGCACCGGCCGACCGTTACGGATCTTCACCCTCTACCTCGGTTTTGAGGCCTTGGGCTTCGCCTTGGAGCTGCTCACCGCTCATCCCGCCACGCCTTACAAATCACTTTGGCTCGGCCTGCTGCTCGTCACATCGCTGCTCACCGCCCCGTTGCTATGGTTGGCCCTGCGCGAGACCGTCACCGGCGAAACCCCGCGGCTGCGCGACCTCGCGTGGCCCCATTTCGCTGTCATCGCGGTCGGAGTCCTGTGCGCGCTGCCGGTGATCGCCAATGCGCACGCCGGCACCACTTGGGCCAACCCCGCCAGCCCGTCACGCCCGTGGCACTATGCCTACCTGCACGAGGCCATGCTCATCTGCATCGGTCTGTTCACCCTCCAGGCCCCGTATTACCTGCGCCGCACCCGCGAGCTGCTCCGCCGCGCCACGCCCAGCCCGGGCCGCGCCTGGCTGCATTTGCCCGTGATCATCGTCGCCACCACCTGGGGCCTGGCCATTCTCCGCACCGCCCAATGCGCCACCCACGCTCCCGTCGAGTGGGTGGCTCTTTTTGCGTTGGTCGACGTGAGCGTGACGGTCGGGGCGCTCTACCTGATCGTCCGCCGCGAGTTTCACCCGCTCGCGGACGTCTCCACGGCACCGACGGAAGCAACTGCGCTGCCGTGCAAATACGCCAAATCTGCCCTGGAATCGGCCCACGTTGATCGCATTCGCCGCAAACTCGACTCCGCCTTCGCCGATCAACGGCTCCATCACGACTGCCAGCTCAACCTCCGCACCCTCAGTCGTATCATCGGTGAGAAGCCCCACTATGTTTCCCAAACCATCAACCAGGCACTCGGCTCCACGTTCTACGATCTGATCAATCTACGCCGTATCGAAGACGCCCGCCAACGTCTCCGCGAAGAGCCCAACACCACGGTGCTGGAGATCGCTCTCGCCGTCGGTTTCAACGCTAAATCCACCTTCAATACCGCGTTCAAGCGCCATACCGGCCAAACTCCCAGCGCCTACCGACGTCAAACCGACTGA
- a CDS encoding alpha/beta hydrolase, producing MAWRILIVVLVLYGVLLVGVAMGQRSLLYYPTHYDIEGPLGPWRVGGEAIGFAREVAAPREVWLMLHGNGGQAAQRGYVLEHVAEEAAVFVLEYPGYGDRAGKPSRESINAAAQAAWLTLRKRFPGVPMGVIGESIGTGPACELAGVAEPPDKIVLWTPYDRLVDVAKERFRWLPVGLLLRDKWDNGAALQAYGGAVEIYAAKQDEVIPIQHARRLHERVPAARWIEMEGGHNSWRWEGVLRVDD from the coding sequence ATGGCTTGGCGTATTCTGATCGTGGTGCTGGTGCTCTACGGCGTGTTGCTGGTGGGGGTGGCGATGGGGCAGCGATCGCTGCTGTATTACCCCACACATTACGACATCGAAGGTCCGTTGGGACCGTGGCGGGTGGGAGGGGAGGCAATCGGATTCGCCCGCGAAGTTGCCGCCCCGCGAGAGGTGTGGCTGATGTTGCACGGGAACGGCGGACAGGCGGCGCAGCGGGGTTACGTGCTGGAGCATGTGGCCGAGGAGGCAGCGGTGTTTGTGTTGGAGTATCCAGGTTATGGCGACCGAGCAGGAAAACCATCGCGCGAAAGCATCAATGCCGCAGCGCAGGCGGCGTGGTTGACCTTGCGGAAACGATTTCCGGGTGTGCCCATGGGCGTGATCGGCGAGTCCATCGGCACGGGGCCGGCCTGTGAATTGGCCGGCGTGGCGGAGCCGCCGGACAAAATCGTGTTGTGGACGCCGTATGACCGCTTGGTCGACGTGGCCAAGGAGCGCTTTCGCTGGTTGCCGGTAGGTCTGCTGTTGCGGGACAAGTGGGACAATGGCGCGGCGCTGCAGGCTTACGGCGGGGCGGTGGAAATTTACGCGGCGAAGCAGGATGAAGTGATACCGATCCAACACGCGCGGCGCCTGCATGAGCGGGTGCCGGCGGCACGCTGGATTGAAATGGAGGGCGGGCACAACTCCTGGCGGTGGGAAGGTGTCCTGAGGGTGGATGACTGA
- a CDS encoding MOSC domain-containing protein — protein sequence MNESLHLDPDQLEAGLPKVEAAPLDGGLLEMIVRRPATDEREVLTEATLSPAVGLEGDNWSLGKANPECQLTLMNARAAQLVARSRERWPLAGDQLYVDLNIGDVNLPPGTRLAIGAEAVVEVTAEPHTGCSKFVARFGLPAMEFVNSPEGRALNLRGINAKVITGGVVRVGDVVTKISAT from the coding sequence ATGAACGAATCCCTGCACCTCGACCCTGATCAACTGGAAGCCGGCCTACCCAAAGTGGAAGCGGCGCCCTTGGATGGGGGCTTGCTGGAAATGATCGTGCGCCGGCCGGCGACCGATGAACGCGAGGTGCTGACGGAGGCGACGTTGAGTCCGGCGGTCGGGCTGGAGGGCGACAACTGGTCGTTGGGAAAGGCGAATCCCGAATGTCAGCTCACTTTGATGAACGCTCGGGCAGCACAACTGGTCGCGCGTTCGCGGGAGCGTTGGCCGTTGGCGGGGGATCAGCTCTACGTGGATCTCAATATCGGTGACGTGAATCTGCCGCCCGGCACGCGCCTTGCCATCGGGGCCGAGGCGGTCGTGGAGGTGACAGCCGAGCCGCACACGGGTTGTTCGAAGTTTGTGGCTCGTTTCGGCCTGCCCGCGATGGAGTTTGTCAATTCGCCGGAAGGGCGGGCGCTCAACCTGCGCGGGATCAACGCCAAGGTCATCACCGGTGGTGTGGTGCGCGTCGGCGATGTCGTGACGAAGATCAGTGCCACGTGA
- a CDS encoding ArnT family glycosyltransferase encodes MGSLIQHSLGFGYFPGIAVLGLLLLRRAKLDTATTLPVIVLATLGFTVGLVLTWPLLFVAAWVGAFKPVLFGVAGWTLTAACLPRLYRELRPVWARTDTVLLLVAALIFAWHGLYRNESIFSGRDQGVYSNHAAHIARTGDLRAAPPYADLFVPENSMLISGAQAGGYFFDATQENIYFQFPPTFAITLAQAFGGGGFLGMFLFNPLLAALNTLLFYEFARRLFASRWAWFATALFSLNLAQIWIARITLSEVITQTWLLGGLILLHQAFTRRQVGLGVLAHALIATCTFVRIDAYLVLLGLCAFDAWSAQQPRSDHSATTCRQLARAGATIGVVLGALAFGYGFLTSPGYYHDFSGRLAAMLGIATAFTVVAWLPLPRRLRESLDALLRAPRLITALSAVLVLLALYAWWIRPHIEPFAQFAESIGWEGRDYRENSLRDLAAYLSPPAIAFMLVGLCLALRRTFVDREWNWAPFLALWAACTLLYLYNPYISTDHIWKIRRFVPVILPGMVLLATLGLQGTVAAVPRPRWRPILASLAGVAIFAWVGWSMYPLGFARLNGEAVAFIQSIKREIPRHALVVATVRKPILGPIQLVEQVQTLRARPEDPVQAERLKQLINLEQSRGRTVMLLSPTPMVANPLRDARRFELVHPNLLRTTEPPPRELKLRRRTAFLSVLGPGGVGIDPHAAEVRLGANPIYGVPESGFAGQEYVDEIPFRWTTGPTARLDVPWAFPSPPQRAFLDIMATSPDGAAVKVTIDEHTAFEAAIPAEGGVLPLDLTDVDWTRSHHEISVHSSTFRPSDFAPESTDHRELGVRLGGIVFSFRPPGAQARMVFGFGRNPYVKSYGLHPIEPIHGEPARWTNGFGHFEIELPPNAIPRQLTVPIAGVPRDGTELEIWWEGHRLQTFQLDHAPDQLELSLPSAPIADHVASLELRSPTFDPNSHDRRELGVMIGQLTITWH; translated from the coding sequence ATGGGTTCGCTCATCCAGCATTCACTCGGTTTTGGTTATTTTCCTGGCATCGCCGTGCTCGGCCTCCTGCTCCTGCGTCGTGCCAAACTGGATACCGCCACCACGCTGCCGGTCATCGTCCTCGCCACGCTCGGATTTACCGTCGGGCTGGTGCTCACCTGGCCCCTGCTCTTCGTTGCTGCCTGGGTGGGCGCCTTCAAACCGGTGCTATTCGGTGTGGCGGGCTGGACCCTCACCGCTGCCTGCCTCCCGCGGCTTTACCGCGAGCTACGTCCGGTATGGGCCCGGACCGACACCGTCCTGTTGCTCGTCGCCGCGCTGATCTTCGCCTGGCACGGTCTCTACCGCAACGAGAGCATCTTCAGCGGACGCGATCAGGGCGTTTACTCCAACCACGCCGCCCATATCGCCCGCACAGGAGACCTCCGCGCCGCGCCGCCCTATGCCGATCTGTTCGTCCCGGAAAACAGCATGTTGATCTCCGGGGCGCAGGCCGGTGGTTACTTCTTCGATGCCACGCAGGAGAACATCTACTTTCAATTCCCACCCACCTTTGCGATCACGCTGGCCCAGGCCTTCGGCGGGGGCGGCTTTCTGGGAATGTTCCTCTTCAATCCGCTGCTCGCCGCCCTCAATACGCTCCTGTTTTACGAGTTCGCGCGCCGCCTGTTCGCGTCCCGGTGGGCCTGGTTTGCCACCGCGCTCTTCAGCCTGAATCTCGCGCAAATCTGGATCGCCCGCATCACGCTCAGTGAGGTGATAACGCAAACCTGGCTGCTCGGCGGACTCATCCTGCTGCACCAGGCGTTCACTCGTCGTCAGGTGGGTCTCGGCGTGCTCGCGCACGCGCTCATCGCCACCTGCACCTTTGTGCGCATCGACGCTTACCTGGTGCTGCTCGGTCTCTGCGCCTTCGACGCCTGGTCGGCGCAACAACCCCGCAGCGATCACAGCGCCACCACCTGCCGCCAGCTCGCCCGCGCCGGCGCGACGATCGGCGTGGTGCTCGGGGCCCTCGCTTTCGGTTACGGTTTCCTCACCTCGCCCGGCTACTACCACGACTTCAGTGGCCGTCTGGCTGCCATGCTCGGCATTGCGACCGCTTTCACCGTCGTTGCCTGGCTGCCCCTGCCGCGCCGACTCCGCGAATCGCTGGATGCGCTGCTGCGCGCGCCCCGCCTCATCACCGCCCTCTCCGCGGTGCTGGTGTTGCTCGCCCTCTACGCGTGGTGGATCCGCCCGCACATCGAACCCTTTGCCCAGTTTGCTGAGAGCATCGGTTGGGAGGGACGGGACTACCGCGAGAACAGCTTGCGCGATCTCGCCGCCTACCTCTCGCCGCCGGCGATCGCGTTCATGCTGGTCGGCCTGTGCCTCGCCCTGCGCCGGACCTTTGTGGACCGGGAGTGGAACTGGGCCCCATTCCTCGCGCTCTGGGCCGCCTGCACTCTGTTGTATTTGTATAATCCCTACATCAGCACCGACCACATTTGGAAGATCCGCCGCTTCGTGCCGGTGATCCTTCCCGGCATGGTGTTGCTGGCCACGCTCGGCCTGCAGGGCACTGTCGCTGCCGTGCCGCGCCCGCGTTGGCGCCCGATTCTCGCGAGCCTCGCCGGGGTGGCGATCTTCGCCTGGGTCGGCTGGTCGATGTATCCACTCGGCTTTGCCCGGCTCAACGGCGAGGCGGTCGCCTTCATTCAATCGATCAAGCGCGAGATCCCGCGCCACGCCCTCGTCGTGGCCACGGTGCGCAAACCCATTTTGGGACCGATCCAATTGGTGGAACAGGTGCAAACCCTGCGTGCTCGTCCGGAGGACCCGGTGCAAGCCGAGCGCCTGAAACAACTCATCAATTTGGAGCAAAGCCGCGGTCGCACGGTAATGCTCCTGAGTCCCACGCCGATGGTGGCGAACCCACTCCGCGATGCCCGTCGTTTCGAGCTGGTGCATCCCAACCTGCTGCGCACCACGGAGCCACCGCCGCGCGAACTTAAGCTCCGCCGACGCACCGCCTTCCTCTCCGTGCTCGGCCCCGGCGGCGTCGGCATCGACCCCCACGCCGCCGAAGTGCGGCTTGGCGCCAATCCCATCTACGGGGTGCCTGAATCAGGGTTCGCCGGCCAGGAATACGTGGACGAGATCCCCTTCCGCTGGACCACCGGCCCCACCGCCCGCCTGGACGTGCCGTGGGCCTTCCCCTCACCTCCGCAGCGGGCGTTTCTCGATATCATGGCAACTTCGCCCGACGGTGCTGCGGTGAAGGTCACGATCGACGAGCACACGGCTTTCGAGGCTGCGATCCCCGCCGAAGGCGGGGTATTGCCGCTGGACCTCACCGACGTGGATTGGACCCGGTCGCACCACGAAATCAGCGTGCACAGCAGCACCTTTCGTCCCTCTGATTTCGCGCCGGAATCCACGGATCACCGGGAGCTCGGCGTGCGATTGGGCGGAATCGTTTTCAGCTTCCGTCCGCCGGGCGCACAGGCGCGCATGGTCTTCGGGTTCGGTCGGAATCCTTACGTGAAAAGCTATGGCCTGCATCCCATCGAACCGATTCACGGTGAGCCGGCACGATGGACCAATGGTTTTGGTCACTTCGAAATCGAGCTTCCGCCGAACGCGATTCCGCGCCAACTCACCGTGCCGATAGCAGGCGTGCCACGCGACGGCACCGAGCTTGAAATCTGGTGGGAGGGTCATCGCCTCCAGACGTTCCAACTCGATCACGCGCCCGACCAGCTGGAACTCTCCCTGCCGTCCGCCCCGATCGCCGATCACGTCGCTTCACTCGAATTGCGCAGTCCGACCTTTGATCCGAATTCCCACGACCGCCGCGAGCTGGGTGTGATGATTGGCCAGCTCACCATCACGTGGCACTGA
- a CDS encoding glycosyltransferase family 2 protein has translation MKLIIQIPCYNEAESLPATLADLPREVEGVDEVEWLVIDDGSSDDTAAVAALEGVDHVVKLPRNMGLARAFSAGLAACVERGADFIVNTDADNQYSAVDIPKLVAPLLRGEADIVIGARPIGTIEHFSPVKKALQKFGSQVARSLSRTEVADAPSGFRGFTRESAQRLNVFSSYTYTLETIIQAGQNDMVVLSVPVGVNGKQRPSRLVKSIFSYVKRSMVTMVRIFMIYRPVTFFFTIGAVVGGAGLIGGLRFLYFFAIGQGNGHVQSVVLSAVLVGSGLSMWVLGLLADLISVNRRLLEKANWRIARLEDRLAARDAAAAAEVAKSEDS, from the coding sequence GTGAAGCTCATCATCCAGATCCCCTGCTACAATGAAGCGGAGTCGCTGCCGGCTACGCTGGCGGACCTGCCGCGCGAGGTTGAGGGAGTCGACGAGGTCGAGTGGTTGGTGATCGATGACGGCAGCAGCGATGACACGGCGGCGGTCGCGGCGTTGGAGGGCGTGGACCACGTGGTGAAGTTGCCGCGCAACATGGGATTGGCGCGGGCGTTTTCGGCCGGGCTGGCGGCGTGCGTGGAGCGCGGAGCCGACTTCATCGTGAACACGGATGCCGATAACCAATACAGCGCGGTCGATATCCCGAAGCTGGTGGCGCCGCTGCTGCGCGGTGAGGCCGACATCGTGATCGGGGCGCGCCCCATCGGCACGATCGAGCATTTTTCGCCGGTCAAGAAAGCCTTGCAGAAGTTCGGCAGCCAGGTGGCGCGCTCGCTCAGTCGCACGGAGGTGGCGGATGCGCCGAGCGGGTTCCGCGGTTTCACGCGGGAGTCGGCGCAGCGTCTCAACGTATTCAGCAGCTACACCTACACGCTGGAGACCATCATTCAGGCCGGGCAGAACGACATGGTGGTGTTGTCGGTGCCGGTGGGGGTGAATGGCAAGCAACGGCCCTCGCGGTTGGTAAAGAGCATTTTCTCCTACGTGAAGCGCTCGATGGTGACCATGGTGCGCATCTTTATGATCTACCGGCCGGTGACCTTCTTTTTCACCATCGGCGCGGTCGTAGGCGGCGCGGGTCTGATCGGTGGGCTGCGCTTTCTTTATTTTTTTGCGATCGGGCAGGGCAACGGCCACGTGCAGTCGGTCGTGCTGTCGGCGGTGCTGGTGGGCTCCGGGCTTTCGATGTGGGTGCTCGGGCTGTTGGCTGATTTGATTTCGGTGAACCGGCGTTTGTTGGAGAAGGCCAACTGGCGCATCGCGCGCCTGGAGGATCGATTGGCGGCCCGGGACGCGGCGGCCGCGGCGGAAGTGGCGAAATCCGAGGACTCGTGA